The proteins below are encoded in one region of Thermococcus peptonophilus:
- a CDS encoding glycosyltransferase: MHLLLLTALAIIFLWDGYFFINYIISLFRNYVTTDRIPRVSIIIPAYNEGGRCKRAIEAALTQEYPDFEVIFVDDGSEDNTYDVASSIKDPRFRVFRIEHGGKAKALNFGLSRATGEIIVTTDADSVLERNAVRELVRRFYSEDVLGVGGQVRIFGNSFLERVQDVEHLRIATFRRAKELEDLSVAPGPISAFRKDALERIGGFVEDRVEDYATTKAIKNFGKVVYAPKARVWTEMPKDIRTLWYQRKRWFLGDLKNIGGGFTKEWGFLLLGDFIALLDVVVPVFLPFFGYWEAFALWWGFEAFTMLIPVLVEGGRLLTALVFPVYLWFWAGFYLVLHLYGYFRLILGKL, translated from the coding sequence ATGCACCTCCTGCTCCTAACCGCGCTGGCAATCATCTTCCTCTGGGACGGCTACTTTTTCATTAATTACATAATCAGTCTTTTCAGGAATTATGTAACTACAGACCGGATTCCTAGAGTCTCCATAATAATTCCCGCCTACAACGAAGGTGGACGGTGTAAAAGGGCAATAGAGGCTGCCCTCACACAGGAGTATCCTGATTTTGAAGTTATATTCGTGGACGATGGGAGCGAGGATAACACGTACGATGTGGCTTCATCCATCAAAGACCCGAGGTTTAGGGTTTTTCGAATCGAACACGGTGGGAAGGCGAAGGCCCTTAACTTTGGACTGTCCAGAGCAACTGGGGAAATAATAGTAACCACCGACGCCGACAGTGTGCTTGAGAGGAACGCCGTTAGGGAGCTTGTCAGAAGGTTTTACTCGGAAGACGTTCTTGGGGTTGGAGGCCAGGTGAGAATTTTCGGGAACTCTTTTCTTGAGAGAGTGCAGGACGTTGAGCACCTAAGGATAGCGACCTTCAGGAGGGCAAAGGAGCTTGAAGACCTGAGCGTCGCTCCGGGGCCAATCTCGGCGTTCAGAAAGGATGCTCTTGAGAGAATCGGCGGCTTCGTGGAAGACCGGGTTGAGGACTACGCGACGACAAAGGCAATCAAAAACTTTGGAAAGGTCGTCTACGCGCCAAAAGCGCGAGTATGGACGGAGATGCCCAAAGACATCAGAACACTCTGGTACCAGAGGAAGAGATGGTTTCTGGGTGATCTCAAGAACATAGGAGGAGGATTCACGAAAGAATGGGGTTTCCTTCTGCTGGGCGACTTCATAGCACTCCTCGACGTTGTGGTACCCGTTTTCCTGCCGTTCTTCGGTTACTGGGAAGCATTTGCACTCTGGTGGGGCTTTGAGGCATTTACAATGCTAATACCCGTTCTCGTTGAGGGGGGAAGACTTCTAACTGCCCTTGTGTTTCCGGTTTATCTATGGTTCTGGGCGGGTTTCTACCTGGTGTTGCACCTCTACGGGTACTTCAGATTAATCCTTGGAAAGCTGTAG
- a CDS encoding inorganic phosphate transporter — translation MLMMLIATAVFMAWAIGANDSAKAVGTAVGSGILGFKRAVLLIGVFVFIGAFLGGSGVSNTVSGLARGMEPVTIGLVLFSAAITVTLASLWGNPISTTQAIIGALVGATLAEGLPVDWPVVGKIVLTWIISPALAGVLAVGTYIPYKHLLNRIKHLGLLELTQKWLAFTASAYASFNLGANELANVIGLADGGSGVKGLLAIALGIGALTFSYEVMMTVGRDLAPLGPTSGFSAQMGAALAVTLANLFGIPVSSGQAIVGAISGVSLYKGEKLNKKALKGILRGWVTAPTASGVLAFILVSLFSSF, via the coding sequence ATGCTTATGATGCTGATAGCGACAGCGGTCTTCATGGCTTGGGCGATAGGCGCGAACGACAGCGCAAAGGCAGTTGGAACCGCCGTGGGCTCCGGGATACTGGGCTTCAAGAGGGCAGTACTCTTAATAGGAGTCTTCGTGTTCATTGGGGCATTTCTCGGTGGTTCGGGGGTCTCCAACACCGTGAGTGGGTTAGCCAGGGGCATGGAACCAGTAACCATTGGACTCGTCTTATTCAGCGCTGCCATTACCGTAACATTGGCCAGCCTCTGGGGAAACCCCATATCCACCACTCAGGCAATAATAGGGGCCCTCGTTGGGGCTACCCTCGCGGAGGGCCTTCCAGTGGACTGGCCCGTTGTTGGAAAGATAGTGCTAACCTGGATCATCTCTCCCGCCCTAGCTGGAGTTCTGGCCGTAGGGACATACATCCCGTACAAGCACCTCCTCAACAGGATAAAGCACCTCGGACTTCTTGAGCTGACACAGAAGTGGCTCGCCTTTACCGCCTCGGCCTACGCCTCCTTCAACCTCGGGGCAAACGAGCTCGCCAACGTGATAGGACTGGCAGACGGAGGATCGGGGGTTAAGGGTCTCCTCGCAATTGCCCTTGGAATTGGGGCGCTGACGTTCAGCTATGAAGTTATGATGACTGTGGGAAGGGACCTGGCCCCACTAGGCCCGACTTCGGGGTTTTCGGCCCAGATGGGCGCGGCCTTGGCCGTTACCCTGGCCAACCTTTTCGGAATCCCTGTCAGCTCTGGACAGGCTATCGTCGGCGCAATATCTGGTGTGAGCCTGTACAAGGGCGAGAAACTCAACAAAAAGGCCCTGAAAGGTATTCTGCGCGGCTGGGTTACGGCTCCAACGGCTTCCGGTGTTCTCGCTTTTATCCTCGTTAGCCTGTTCTCTTCCTTTTGA
- the tgtA gene encoding tRNA guanosine(15) transglycosylase TgtA yields the protein MIGFRFEVKARDASGRIGKLTVNGKTIETPAIMPVINPKQLIVTPKELIEMGFGMIITNSYIIYKTPELREKALEVGIHKLLDYDGIIEVDSGSFQLMRYGGVEVTNREIVEFQHRIGVDIGTFLDIPTPPDAPREKAEEDLRITLERAKEAEEIKEIAMNAAVQGSTYPDLRTHAARELSKMNFEIHPIGAVVPLMESYRYKDLVDVVIASKQGLRPDRPVHLFGAGHPMIFALAVAMGIDLFDSASYALYAKDDRYMTPEGTKRLEELEYFPCSCPVCSRYTPQELREMPKEERTRLLAIHNLWVIREELNRVKQAIKEGELWRLVDERARSHPKLYAAYKRLLEYREYLEKNEPVTKASAFFKVSEEAMRWPIVERARERAERVRAKFPETISHPIFGEVPRYLSLSYPFAQSEGEGDFTVEKPEKGEARKYVMAVAEYQFGEGAGEAFKDAFVELSRKTGMPRQVKAQGKHLATFRAEDGLLTLGIEGAKRLHEVLPFPRMRVVVDEDAEPFARRGRNVFAKFVVDADPNIRPYDEVLVVNGNDELLATGQTLLNGEELKIFQQGLAVKVRRGVEK from the coding sequence ATGATCGGTTTCAGGTTTGAAGTCAAGGCGCGCGACGCCTCTGGTAGGATCGGGAAGCTAACCGTAAACGGGAAGACCATAGAGACTCCCGCGATAATGCCTGTCATCAACCCGAAACAGCTGATCGTGACACCGAAGGAGCTCATAGAGATGGGCTTTGGGATGATAATCACGAACTCCTATATAATATACAAGACTCCAGAGCTTAGGGAGAAGGCGCTTGAAGTTGGGATACACAAACTCCTCGACTACGATGGGATAATTGAGGTTGACTCGGGCTCATTTCAGCTCATGCGCTACGGCGGGGTTGAGGTAACCAACAGGGAGATAGTGGAGTTCCAACACAGGATAGGAGTTGATATAGGGACTTTCCTTGACATTCCCACTCCACCGGACGCGCCGAGGGAGAAAGCGGAAGAAGATCTGAGGATAACACTGGAGAGAGCGAAGGAAGCCGAGGAGATCAAGGAGATAGCTATGAACGCCGCGGTGCAGGGATCAACCTACCCAGACCTCAGGACGCACGCCGCGAGAGAACTCAGCAAGATGAACTTCGAGATACACCCGATTGGTGCCGTAGTCCCGCTGATGGAGAGCTACCGCTACAAAGACCTGGTGGACGTTGTCATAGCGTCGAAGCAGGGCCTCAGACCGGACAGGCCGGTTCACCTCTTCGGTGCCGGCCATCCGATGATTTTTGCTTTGGCCGTTGCGATGGGGATAGACCTCTTCGATTCGGCTAGCTATGCCCTCTACGCCAAGGACGACCGCTACATGACGCCCGAGGGGACAAAGAGGCTGGAAGAGCTCGAGTACTTCCCGTGCTCCTGTCCCGTGTGTTCCCGCTACACGCCACAGGAGCTCCGCGAGATGCCGAAGGAAGAGAGGACGAGGCTTCTGGCCATTCACAACCTCTGGGTCATAAGGGAGGAACTCAACAGGGTTAAGCAAGCTATAAAGGAGGGCGAGCTGTGGCGCCTCGTGGATGAGAGGGCCCGCTCTCACCCCAAACTCTACGCGGCTTACAAGAGGCTGCTCGAGTACAGAGAGTACCTTGAGAAGAACGAGCCGGTAACAAAAGCCAGCGCCTTCTTCAAGGTCAGCGAAGAAGCAATGAGGTGGCCAATCGTTGAGCGCGCCAGGGAGAGAGCGGAGCGCGTTAGGGCAAAGTTTCCCGAAACCATCAGCCACCCGATCTTCGGTGAGGTTCCAAGGTATCTCTCGCTCAGCTACCCGTTCGCCCAGAGTGAGGGCGAGGGGGACTTCACCGTTGAGAAGCCCGAGAAGGGCGAGGCCAGGAAGTACGTTATGGCGGTTGCCGAGTACCAGTTCGGCGAGGGAGCTGGCGAGGCTTTCAAGGACGCCTTTGTCGAGCTCTCAAGGAAGACTGGGATGCCAAGGCAGGTAAAGGCCCAGGGCAAGCACCTCGCTACCTTCAGAGCGGAGGACGGTCTGCTGACGCTTGGCATTGAAGGTGCGAAGAGACTCCATGAAGTCCTTCCGTTCCCGAGGATGCGTGTTGTAGTTGATGAAGATGCAGAACCGTTCGCAAGGAGGGGGAGGAACGTCTTCGCGAAGTTCGTGGTTGATGCAGACCCGAACATAAGGCCCTATGACGAGGTCCTCGTGGTTAACGGGAACGATGAACTTCTCGCAACGGGACAGACTCTCCTCAACGGCGAGGAGCTGAAAATATTCCAGCAGGGACTGGCCGTAAAGGTGAGGAGGGGAGTGGAAAAGTAG
- a CDS encoding integrase: MVGEGVKGVGDGGGPHRIESAPVSSVIRKSVSLVSSVNNSLINVNKVNTDYTVNMVDKVVNGVDGGGGFYFINSVDMVVDYWSVREEFKRWLERRVSRAVARDYISALDRFVGKRIIRSPVEVVEILEATNHNNRFVNGFRNLLSFLEMRERINAELLVKLRRVLKVKKSGVDLYVPTDKEVRFWFSKVKGREDVCLAFLLTAFGGVRIAEAVKVLREFDRRMLKIEGVNGKEIAYYELNWVRGFKRSNVVFMPVWLARGLRRLDTSYDRVRSYAGKRGAPMKYLRKWFINKMMEFGVPEVVIKYMVGHSLQGDIMGLHYLNLLNQAKREYARVVNKLESTLFPGGRPEI, from the coding sequence ATGGTGGGGGAGGGTGTTAAGGGGGTAGGTGATGGTGGAGGGCCGCACCGCATAGAATCCGCCCCCGTATCATCTGTAATCCGTAAATCCGTATCCCTTGTATCATCTGTAAACAATTCACTTATTAATGTCAATAAGGTGAATACGGATTATACGGTTAATATGGTTGATAAGGTGGTTAATGGTGTGGATGGTGGAGGAGGGTTTTATTTTATAAATTCAGTAGATATGGTGGTGGATTATTGGAGTGTAAGGGAGGAGTTTAAGCGGTGGCTGGAGCGTCGGGTGAGTAGGGCGGTTGCGAGGGACTACATTAGTGCTTTGGATAGGTTTGTGGGTAAGCGGATTATTCGGAGTCCTGTTGAGGTTGTCGAGATTCTTGAGGCCACGAACCATAATAATCGGTTTGTCAATGGTTTCCGTAATTTACTGAGCTTTCTTGAGATGAGGGAGCGGATTAATGCGGAGTTGTTGGTTAAGTTGCGGAGGGTGTTGAAGGTGAAGAAGAGTGGCGTGGATTTGTACGTGCCGACTGACAAGGAGGTTCGGTTCTGGTTTTCGAAGGTGAAGGGTAGGGAGGATGTTTGCCTTGCCTTCTTATTGACTGCTTTTGGTGGGGTGAGGATTGCGGAGGCGGTTAAGGTTTTGCGGGAGTTTGATAGGAGAATGTTGAAGATTGAGGGGGTGAATGGGAAGGAAATCGCTTACTATGAGCTGAATTGGGTTCGTGGGTTTAAGAGGTCGAATGTGGTTTTCATGCCGGTTTGGTTGGCTCGGGGGTTGCGGAGGTTGGATACGAGTTATGATAGGGTGCGGTCGTATGCGGGTAAGCGTGGTGCTCCGATGAAGTATTTGCGGAAGTGGTTCATTAACAAGATGATGGAGTTTGGTGTGCCCGAGGTTGTCATCAAGTATATGGTTGGGCATAGTTTGCAGGGTGACATTATGGGGTTGCATTATTTGAATTTGCTTAATCAGGCGAAGCGGGAGTATGCGAGGGTTGTGAACAAGTTGGAGAGCACATTATTTCCGGGTGGGAGGCCAGAAATTTGA
- the asnS gene encoding asparagine--tRNA ligase: protein MIDKVYCADVTPEMEGKKVKLAGWVYRKREVGKKVFIVLRDSSGIVQVVFSKDLNEEVYREAKKVGIESSVIIEGTVKADPRAPTAAEVQGEKLQIIQNVDFFPITKDASDEFLLDVRHLHLRSPKVAAIMKVKGTLMQAAREWLLQDGWYEVFPPILVTGAVEGGATLFKLKYFDRYAYLSQSAQLYLEAAIFGLEKVWSLTPSFRAEKSRTRRHLTEFWHLELEAAWMDLWDIMKVEEELVSYMVQRTLELRKKEIELYRKDDIKTLKNAVPPFPRISYDEAIDILQSKGVNIEWGEDMGADEERVLTEEFESPFFVYGYPKHIKAFYMKEDPEDPRKVLAADMLAPEGYGEIIGGSQREDNYDKLVQRILEEGMDPKDYEWYLDLRKYGSVPHSGFGLGLERLVAWVLKLDHVRWATLFPRTPSRLYP from the coding sequence GTGATCGATAAGGTTTACTGTGCTGATGTCACACCCGAAATGGAAGGAAAGAAGGTTAAGCTCGCTGGATGGGTCTACAGAAAGAGGGAAGTCGGAAAGAAGGTCTTTATAGTCCTCCGCGACTCAAGTGGAATTGTCCAGGTTGTCTTTTCAAAGGATCTGAACGAGGAGGTTTATAGGGAGGCCAAGAAGGTCGGAATCGAGTCGAGCGTTATCATCGAGGGAACGGTTAAGGCCGACCCCCGCGCGCCGACCGCTGCCGAAGTCCAGGGAGAGAAGCTCCAGATAATCCAGAACGTTGACTTCTTCCCGATAACCAAGGATGCGAGCGACGAGTTCCTCCTCGACGTCAGGCACCTCCACCTGCGCTCCCCCAAGGTAGCCGCGATAATGAAGGTCAAGGGCACGCTCATGCAAGCAGCAAGAGAATGGCTCCTCCAGGACGGCTGGTACGAGGTCTTCCCGCCGATCCTCGTCACCGGAGCAGTGGAGGGCGGAGCGACGCTCTTCAAGCTCAAGTACTTCGACAGGTACGCCTACCTCAGCCAGTCAGCCCAGCTCTACCTTGAGGCGGCAATCTTCGGCCTTGAGAAGGTCTGGTCGCTTACTCCGAGCTTCAGGGCCGAGAAGAGCAGGACGAGGAGACATTTAACCGAGTTCTGGCACCTCGAGCTTGAGGCTGCTTGGATGGACCTCTGGGACATTATGAAGGTCGAGGAAGAGCTCGTGAGCTACATGGTGCAGAGGACGCTCGAGCTGAGGAAGAAGGAGATCGAGCTCTACCGCAAGGACGACATCAAGACCCTCAAGAACGCCGTTCCACCGTTCCCGAGGATAAGCTATGACGAGGCCATAGACATACTCCAGAGCAAGGGCGTGAACATCGAATGGGGCGAGGACATGGGTGCCGACGAGGAGAGAGTATTGACGGAGGAGTTCGAGAGCCCGTTCTTTGTCTACGGCTATCCAAAGCACATCAAGGCCTTCTACATGAAGGAAGATCCTGAGGACCCGAGAAAGGTTCTCGCCGCTGATATGCTCGCGCCAGAGGGGTACGGCGAGATAATCGGAGGCTCCCAGCGTGAGGACAACTACGACAAGCTCGTGCAGAGGATCCTTGAGGAAGGTATGGACCCCAAGGACTACGAGTGGTACCTTGACCTCAGGAAGTACGGCAGCGTTCCTCACAGCGGCTTCGGCCTCGGTCTTGAGAGATTGGTAGCGTGGGTGCTCAAGCTCGACCACGTCCGCTGGGCAACGCTCTTCCCGAGAACGCCGAGTAGATTGTACCCGTGA
- a CDS encoding amidohydrolase family protein codes for MIALIGDVIDAEKVLQNHAVLVEGNTIRAVVPAEKLRKFGPDKVYGGNGFFVIPGLINAHTHVAMARFRGLGEDMPTEEWLEKIIWPMELEWTASEIREWARIGIMEALMNGSTAINDHYFFADEIAREAEKIGIRAFIGQTVMDLVDFPHADPGKGFKFFRRWQGKSELVTPTLAPHATNTVSLELMKEIVELSKETNARIHVHLAQSRAEVKEVKSRYGLKPVEYLKWTGALNDRLIGVHGVYLTDEEIGMFASTGSTLVHCPTSNVKLEGTTINLSRVLQAGMSIALGNDSPNPVGIMDMFLEMRTSGLSANLLERKAHSIPARKIFEMATVGGARALGIKAGLIREGYLSDLLLIDARKSWFQPKENPYSLLVYSARGSDVALTMVNGKIVWKREKNELTLSS; via the coding sequence ATGATCGCGCTCATCGGAGACGTCATTGATGCCGAAAAAGTGCTTCAAAACCATGCTGTTCTAGTAGAGGGGAATACTATCCGCGCCGTAGTTCCCGCCGAAAAACTCCGGAAGTTCGGCCCAGATAAAGTCTACGGCGGGAACGGCTTCTTTGTAATTCCGGGCCTGATAAACGCCCACACCCACGTGGCGATGGCGAGGTTTAGGGGACTTGGCGAGGACATGCCCACAGAGGAGTGGCTGGAAAAGATAATCTGGCCTATGGAGCTTGAATGGACTGCCAGCGAAATCAGAGAGTGGGCCAGAATAGGTATCATGGAAGCCCTTATGAACGGCTCGACGGCAATAAACGACCACTACTTTTTCGCCGACGAAATAGCTCGGGAAGCCGAGAAGATAGGGATACGGGCTTTTATAGGGCAGACTGTGATGGATCTGGTAGATTTCCCGCACGCCGATCCTGGGAAGGGATTCAAATTCTTCAGGCGCTGGCAGGGAAAGAGTGAACTCGTAACGCCTACCCTCGCTCCACACGCGACCAACACGGTCAGTCTGGAGCTTATGAAGGAAATAGTCGAGCTGTCGAAAGAAACAAACGCCAGAATTCATGTTCACCTCGCCCAGAGCAGGGCCGAAGTGAAAGAGGTTAAGAGCCGCTACGGCCTAAAACCGGTGGAGTATCTAAAGTGGACTGGGGCGTTAAACGACCGTCTGATTGGGGTTCACGGCGTCTACCTAACCGATGAAGAAATTGGAATGTTCGCCTCGACCGGTTCAACACTCGTCCACTGCCCGACCAGCAACGTGAAGCTTGAAGGAACGACGATAAACCTTTCCAGAGTCCTTCAGGCAGGTATGAGCATAGCTCTCGGTAACGACTCTCCAAACCCTGTTGGCATAATGGACATGTTCCTCGAGATGAGGACTTCTGGTCTCTCCGCAAACCTCCTCGAGAGAAAGGCACATTCCATTCCAGCAAGAAAAATTTTCGAGATGGCAACCGTCGGAGGCGCGCGGGCGCTGGGGATTAAAGCCGGTCTCATAAGGGAAGGGTACCTCTCAGACCTCCTTCTGATAGACGCCAGAAAGTCATGGTTCCAACCGAAGGAGAACCCCTATTCTCTGCTCGTGTACTCAGCCAGGGGAAGTGATGTTGCACTGACAATGGTAAACGGGAAAATAGTCTGGAAAAGGGAGAAGAATGAGCTCACTCTCTCCTCCTGA
- a CDS encoding thiamine ABC transporter substrate-binding protein: protein MRKLGTLFVLGVVLVSLFAASSPVSAEETLTVYSYDSIEPWMKEIIPIFEQKYNVKVRLVLFGDAGEVLSRLIMEKDNPQADVVVGIDNSYLQKAINAGILVPYKPENAKYIPDWIIKDFDPEFYLTPYDYGAIAIVYKKNELPNPPKTFEELTKPEWKGKLIVENPLTSSTGMAFLLWTIAVYGDKWPYYWEALKKNDVIVVKGWSAGWEMWDKGQAPLFVSYATDPAYDACNYNDTSIGAVFLNNTAYVQIEGAGIVKGTKHLELAKAFINFLISKEAQEKLPLNQWMYPVNSEVELPECFSYALDVSKAKVVSIPAEELAENTDKWLKEWRAIMVEGKSASEISPTTTSQEKSQTATSSEKSGGICGPALIVGLAIVPLLLRRRE from the coding sequence ATGAGGAAACTGGGGACATTGTTCGTGCTTGGAGTGGTCTTGGTGTCTCTCTTCGCGGCCTCCTCACCGGTCTCGGCTGAGGAGACGCTTACAGTTTACTCCTACGACAGCATCGAGCCGTGGATGAAGGAGATAATCCCTATCTTTGAGCAGAAGTATAACGTCAAAGTCCGCCTCGTGCTTTTCGGAGACGCTGGTGAGGTTCTCAGCAGGCTGATAATGGAGAAGGACAACCCGCAGGCCGACGTGGTAGTTGGCATAGACAACAGCTACCTCCAGAAAGCTATAAACGCCGGAATCCTCGTCCCCTACAAGCCGGAAAACGCCAAGTACATTCCTGACTGGATAATCAAGGACTTTGATCCTGAATTTTATCTGACTCCCTATGACTACGGTGCGATAGCGATCGTCTATAAGAAGAACGAGCTTCCTAACCCACCCAAGACCTTTGAGGAGCTCACAAAGCCCGAGTGGAAGGGCAAGCTCATCGTTGAGAACCCGCTGACTAGCTCCACCGGAATGGCCTTCCTTCTCTGGACAATTGCGGTCTATGGTGATAAGTGGCCCTACTACTGGGAGGCCCTAAAGAAAAACGACGTCATCGTCGTCAAGGGCTGGTCGGCAGGATGGGAGATGTGGGACAAGGGACAGGCCCCGCTCTTCGTCAGCTACGCAACCGATCCAGCCTACGACGCCTGCAACTACAACGACACCAGCATTGGAGCTGTGTTTCTCAACAACACGGCCTACGTGCAGATAGAGGGCGCGGGTATCGTAAAGGGAACGAAGCACCTGGAACTTGCAAAGGCCTTCATCAACTTCCTGATAAGCAAGGAGGCCCAGGAGAAGCTCCCGCTCAACCAGTGGATGTATCCGGTGAACAGCGAGGTCGAGCTTCCAGAGTGCTTCAGCTACGCCCTCGACGTTAGTAAGGCGAAAGTTGTCTCGATTCCCGCCGAAGAGCTGGCCGAGAACACAGACAAGTGGCTCAAGGAGTGGAGGGCCATAATGGTCGAGGGCAAGAGTGCCTCCGAGATTTCACCGACGACCACCTCCCAGGAGAAGTCCCAAACGGCAACCTCCAGTGAAAAGTCCGGCGGAATCTGCGGTCCAGCGCTCATCGTAGGACTTGCAATCGTCCCGCTCCTCCTCAGGAGGAGAGAGTGA
- a CDS encoding TIGR00288 family NYN domain-containing protein, with amino-acid sequence MKERFFKILRREDEKKEEEVPKKTIGLIIDGPNILRKEFGIKLEDILEALKRIGNVRVAKVILNQYAPQGLIEAVVNQGLEPVIVAGDTDVRVAIEAMELIYNSDVDVIALASRDADFLPIIIEAKRRGKETVVIGVDPGFSVALQNAADYVIKMEGRKAKESKEGQDS; translated from the coding sequence ATGAAGGAGCGGTTCTTCAAGATTCTGAGGCGGGAAGACGAGAAAAAAGAGGAAGAAGTTCCTAAGAAGACGATAGGGCTGATCATCGACGGGCCGAACATTCTTAGGAAGGAGTTTGGGATAAAGCTTGAGGATATCCTTGAGGCCCTCAAGAGGATTGGAAACGTGAGGGTTGCCAAGGTCATTCTCAACCAGTACGCGCCTCAGGGGCTCATTGAGGCAGTTGTAAACCAGGGGCTAGAGCCGGTCATCGTTGCCGGAGACACTGACGTCCGCGTTGCCATAGAGGCGATGGAGCTGATCTACAACTCGGACGTTGACGTCATAGCCCTTGCCTCAAGGGACGCTGACTTTCTCCCGATAATCATTGAGGCTAAGAGGCGAGGCAAGGAGACCGTTGTCATCGGCGTTGATCCAGGCTTTTCTGTAGCCCTGCAGAACGCGGCTGACTACGTCATTAAGATGGAAGGGAGAAAAGCCAAGGAAAGCAAAGAAGGGCAGGATTCCTAA
- a CDS encoding TIGR00288 family NYN domain-containing protein has product MPSGWEKIISMTKSGMRIIGQMKRKVSRGKRIALLIDGPNILRKELGVKLEDIAEALSGIGDIRVAKVILNQYAPQGLIEAVSNQGFEPIIVSGETGVKLAVEAMKEIYNPHIDVIALATRNAEFLPVILKAKEKGKETVVIGVEPGFSAALKHAADYTIILGGEEE; this is encoded by the coding sequence ATGCCCAGTGGATGGGAGAAGATAATCTCGATGACGAAGAGCGGAATGAGGATCATCGGACAGATGAAGCGAAAGGTCTCGAGGGGAAAGAGGATAGCGCTTCTCATAGACGGGCCGAACATTCTTAGGAAGGAGCTTGGGGTAAAGCTCGAGGACATTGCGGAAGCGCTCAGCGGGATCGGTGATATAAGGGTTGCCAAGGTCATTCTCAACCAGTACGCGCCTCAGGGGCTTATTGAGGCAGTCTCAAATCAGGGCTTCGAGCCAATCATCGTCTCCGGCGAGACCGGTGTAAAGCTCGCCGTCGAGGCCATGAAGGAGATATACAACCCCCACATAGACGTCATAGCCCTAGCCACAAGGAACGCGGAGTTTTTGCCCGTCATCCTGAAGGCGAAGGAGAAAGGAAAAGAGACCGTTGTCATCGGTGTTGAACCGGGCTTTTCAGCAGCCTTAAAGCACGCGGCGGACTACACAATCATTCTCGGCGGTGAAGAAGAATGA